One genomic region from Labilithrix sp. encodes:
- a CDS encoding LuxR family transcriptional regulator: MTVETTTPSALTLARLLGKGKLARVALAAALDALDGPAFIVSARGTPLHANASGARKLASNGDDDGDGDRLRRSLAAAAKDGSDPARTALVTPLRGETGPTYFLVVFPRRSSAAATAAYATSLWELTPRQSDVLTMLLEGFTNKTIALRLGCAERTVETHLTAIFQKSGFDSRSALLAALARL, encoded by the coding sequence ATGACGGTCGAGACGACGACGCCGTCGGCGCTGACGCTCGCGCGTCTCCTCGGCAAGGGAAAGCTGGCCCGCGTCGCGCTCGCCGCCGCCCTCGACGCGCTCGACGGTCCGGCGTTCATCGTGTCCGCGCGCGGCACGCCGCTCCACGCGAACGCGAGCGGCGCGCGAAAGCTCGCGAGCAACGGCGACGACGATGGCGATGGCGACCGCCTTCGCCGATCGCTCGCGGCCGCCGCGAAGGACGGATCCGATCCGGCGCGCACGGCGCTCGTCACGCCCCTTCGCGGCGAGACGGGGCCGACCTATTTTCTCGTCGTCTTCCCCCGCCGCTCCTCTGCTGCCGCCACAGCGGCGTACGCGACGTCGCTCTGGGAGCTCACGCCGCGACAGAGCGACGTGCTCACGATGCTGCTCGAAGGGTTCACGAACAAGACGATCGCCCTACGGCTCGGCTGCGCCGAACGCACGGTCGAGACGCACCTCACCGCGATCTTCCAGAAGTCGGGCTTCGACAGTCGGAGCGCCCTCCTCGCCGCGCTCGCACGGCTTTGA
- a CDS encoding serine/threonine protein kinase yields the protein MAGVRSEVSVDRSVQERVDARVGTSLRQKYRLDRVLGVGSCGAVYEATHRNGMRVAVKVLHPEIATASDARSRFLREGYIANRIEHAGVVRILDDDEDEETTFLVMELLEGSTLADEWRAAGHRLGRARAVAIGAELLDVLVAAARANVVHRDLKPDNVFVVGPDRRLKVLDFGIARLLDQPRATPTGDALGAAEFVAPELARGRARDADARADVYAVGAMLFAFLTGRFVHDGKNPLERMIVTATTPAPAVRRFAPDLDEDLAHVVDVALSFDRELRWPSAAAMRAALMEMRPG from the coding sequence ATGGCAGGGGTGAGGTCGGAGGTCAGCGTCGATCGCTCCGTGCAGGAACGCGTCGACGCACGAGTCGGAACGAGCCTGCGCCAGAAATATCGCCTCGATCGTGTGCTCGGCGTCGGATCGTGCGGCGCCGTCTACGAAGCGACGCACCGGAACGGGATGCGCGTCGCGGTGAAGGTGCTGCACCCCGAGATCGCCACCGCGAGCGATGCGCGATCTCGCTTCCTCCGCGAAGGGTACATCGCGAATCGGATCGAGCACGCCGGTGTCGTCCGGATCCTCGACGACGACGAGGACGAGGAGACGACGTTCCTCGTGATGGAGCTCCTCGAAGGGAGCACGCTCGCGGACGAATGGCGCGCGGCAGGCCATCGGCTCGGGCGGGCGCGCGCGGTCGCGATCGGCGCGGAGCTCCTCGACGTGCTCGTGGCGGCGGCGCGCGCGAACGTCGTGCACCGCGATCTCAAGCCGGACAACGTCTTCGTCGTCGGTCCGGACCGCCGGCTGAAGGTCCTCGACTTCGGGATCGCGCGCCTCCTCGATCAGCCGCGCGCGACGCCGACCGGCGATGCCCTCGGCGCTGCCGAGTTCGTCGCGCCGGAGCTCGCGCGCGGGCGGGCGCGCGACGCCGACGCCCGCGCGGACGTGTACGCCGTCGGCGCGATGCTCTTTGCGTTCCTCACTGGACGGTTCGTCCACGACGGGAAGAACCCGCTCGAGCGCATGATCGTCACCGCCACCACGCCGGCTCCCGCGGTCCGCCGCTTCGCGCCCGACCTCGACGAGGACCTCGCGCACGTCGTCGACGTCGCGCTCTCGTTCGATCGCGAGTTGCGCTGGCCGAGCGCCGCCGCGATGCGCGCTGCGCTCATGGAGATGCGTCCCGGATGA
- a CDS encoding ribonucleotide-diphosphate reductase subunit beta, producing MCLTLRPMAYPKFFEMYRAAIKNTWTVEEVDFATDTGDLRTKMNASERHLIQRLVAFFATGDSIVANNLVLNLYKHVNAPEARMYLSRQLYEEALHVQFYLTLLDTYVPDPEERARAFAAIENIPSIEKKAQFCFRWIDSIASLDRLETREDRRRFLLNLVCFAACIEGLFFFAAFAYVYFLRSRGLLHGLAAGTNWVFRDESAHMAFAFEVVETVRREEPELFDASFERDVRKMLAEAIDCETAFAEDLLGGGIAGMSVHEVRQYLQFIADQRLATLGLEKQYGVKNPFPFMDLQDVQELANFFERRVSAYQVGVTGEFSLDAAF from the coding sequence ATGTGCCTCACCCTCCGCCCGATGGCGTACCCGAAGTTCTTCGAGATGTACCGCGCGGCGATCAAGAACACGTGGACGGTGGAGGAGGTCGACTTCGCGACCGACACCGGCGACCTCCGCACCAAGATGAACGCCTCGGAGCGTCACCTCATCCAGCGCCTCGTCGCGTTCTTCGCGACCGGCGACTCGATCGTCGCGAACAACCTGGTGCTCAACCTCTACAAGCACGTCAACGCGCCCGAGGCGCGGATGTACCTCTCGCGCCAGCTCTACGAGGAAGCCCTCCACGTCCAGTTCTACCTGACCCTCCTCGACACCTACGTCCCCGATCCGGAGGAGCGCGCCCGCGCGTTCGCCGCGATCGAGAACATCCCGTCGATCGAGAAGAAGGCCCAGTTCTGCTTCCGTTGGATCGACTCGATCGCCTCCCTCGATCGCCTCGAGACGCGCGAAGACCGGCGCCGCTTCCTCCTGAACCTCGTCTGCTTCGCGGCGTGCATCGAGGGTCTCTTCTTCTTCGCCGCGTTCGCCTACGTGTACTTCCTCCGCTCGCGCGGCCTCCTCCACGGGCTCGCCGCGGGCACGAACTGGGTCTTCCGCGACGAGAGCGCGCACATGGCGTTCGCGTTCGAGGTCGTCGAGACGGTGCGGCGCGAGGAGCCGGAGCTCTTCGACGCGTCGTTCGAGCGCGACGTGCGCAAGATGCTCGCGGAGGCGATCGACTGCGAGACCGCGTTCGCGGAGGACCTCCTCGGCGGCGGCATCGCGGGGATGTCGGTGCACGAGGTCCGCCAGTACCTCCAGTTCATCGCCGATCAGCGCCTCGCGACGCTCGGCCTCGAGAAGCAATACGGCGTAAAGAACCCCTTCCCGTTCATGGACCTCCAGGACGTGCAGGAGCTCGCGAACTTCTTCGAGCGCCGCGTCTCCGCCTACCAGGTCGGCGTCACCGGCGAGTTCAGCCTCGACGCCGCGTTCTGA
- a CDS encoding PAS domain-containing protein produces MTSEMERARLRVLADYAIMDTAPDEALDEIVQVAAAICDVPVALVSFVDETRQWFKAKTGLNANETPRDVAFCAQAIQSDDDVFTVRDARDDERFKTNPLVVGEPHVVFYAGAPLTVADGVKLGTLCVIDRRPRELTPSQRDALKKLSKAVVRYLETRKQALLREASDEFNRTVLASIGDAVIAADTNALVTYMNPVAEALTGWSFDEANGRPMASVFRLVNEHTRAVVESPVDRVLREGVVVGLANHTLLLRRDGREIPIVDSAAPIRAQGRAMSGVVLVFRDATETRALEDERTRLLAHAETERRKLFETFMQAPVAIAILEGPEHTFALANEPYRALVNGRDVIGKPLFEALPDVRDNSFVGLLDQVKVTGAPVHVTEAEVKFEHHHGDERLFLDFTCAPLKDPSGAINAVIAVVVDITALVKARRVAEEELAKSEFLLAVASALGTGLERRALLSQFLSVLVPARADFTSIWTVDAAQRMRREAFVPHGDEDVVNEQPEARHFPASFPIARVIQSRQPLAFDDLDASTESIGEEYAAIVRRRRLAHALFVPILREGDVVGVLAIARRRSTPFTAEERLLFASAATQLGSTLENVRLHTELGVMRDAAEAATLAKDDFLARVSHDLRNPLGAIVGWASLLKSGTSSSAQLARGLDVIERSANAQVQLIEDLLDVTRIASGKMRLNLALERVAPAMEAALEPARIAAERKGVSVDVAIDADVGSMVVDPDRFRQVIWNLASNSVKFTPAGRQVRVRARRESSALEIVVADDGKGIAPAFLPRVFGAFEQAGDASNRTAGLGLGLSIVHHIVELHGGAITATSDGEDKGATFTVRLPIRTSAWSPAQSSSAVDPPMKKLGGVTVVTVDDEEEAREIITAILEAAGATVVSASSADEALACIRARRPDVLVSDINMPEKDGRALIRELRGYAATDGGQIPAVALTALARSRDRVEAIAAGFNTHVPKPVDANELVMVIVGLLDR; encoded by the coding sequence ATGACCTCCGAGATGGAGCGCGCGCGGCTCCGCGTCCTCGCCGACTACGCGATCATGGACACTGCGCCGGACGAGGCGCTCGACGAGATCGTCCAGGTCGCAGCGGCGATCTGCGACGTACCGGTGGCGCTCGTGAGCTTCGTCGACGAGACGCGCCAGTGGTTCAAGGCGAAGACCGGCCTGAACGCGAACGAGACGCCGCGCGACGTCGCGTTCTGCGCTCAGGCGATCCAAAGCGACGACGACGTCTTCACCGTGCGCGACGCGCGCGACGACGAGCGCTTCAAGACGAACCCGCTCGTCGTGGGCGAGCCCCACGTCGTGTTCTACGCCGGCGCGCCGCTGACGGTCGCCGACGGCGTGAAGCTCGGCACGCTCTGCGTCATCGATCGCCGCCCCCGCGAGCTGACGCCGTCGCAGCGCGACGCGCTGAAGAAGCTGTCGAAGGCGGTCGTGCGCTACCTCGAGACGCGCAAGCAGGCGCTCTTGCGCGAGGCCTCCGACGAGTTCAACCGAACCGTCCTCGCGAGCATCGGCGACGCCGTCATCGCCGCGGACACGAACGCGCTCGTGACGTACATGAACCCGGTCGCCGAGGCCTTGACCGGGTGGTCCTTCGACGAGGCCAACGGGCGACCGATGGCCTCGGTCTTCCGGCTCGTGAACGAGCACACCCGCGCCGTGGTCGAGAGCCCCGTCGACCGTGTGCTGCGCGAGGGCGTGGTCGTCGGCCTCGCGAACCACACCTTGCTCCTTCGAAGGGACGGCCGCGAGATCCCGATCGTGGACAGCGCCGCGCCGATCCGGGCGCAGGGACGAGCGATGAGCGGCGTCGTGCTCGTCTTCCGCGACGCGACCGAGACACGGGCGCTCGAGGACGAGCGCACGCGGCTCCTCGCCCACGCCGAGACCGAGCGCCGAAAGCTCTTCGAGACCTTCATGCAAGCGCCGGTCGCGATCGCGATCCTGGAGGGACCGGAGCACACGTTCGCGCTCGCGAACGAACCGTACCGCGCGCTCGTGAACGGACGCGACGTCATCGGCAAGCCGCTCTTCGAGGCCCTCCCCGACGTGCGCGACAACAGCTTCGTCGGCCTCCTCGATCAGGTGAAGGTCACCGGCGCTCCGGTCCACGTCACGGAGGCGGAGGTGAAGTTCGAGCATCACCACGGCGACGAGCGGCTCTTCCTCGACTTCACCTGCGCGCCGCTCAAGGACCCGAGCGGCGCGATCAACGCCGTCATCGCGGTGGTCGTGGACATCACCGCGCTCGTGAAGGCTCGGCGCGTCGCCGAGGAGGAGCTCGCGAAGAGCGAGTTCTTGCTCGCCGTCGCCTCCGCGCTCGGGACCGGCCTCGAGCGACGAGCGCTCCTCTCGCAGTTCCTCTCCGTCCTCGTCCCGGCGCGCGCCGACTTCACGAGCATCTGGACCGTCGACGCCGCCCAGCGCATGCGACGAGAGGCGTTCGTCCCGCACGGCGACGAGGACGTGGTGAACGAGCAGCCGGAGGCGCGGCACTTCCCGGCGAGCTTTCCCATCGCGCGCGTCATCCAGAGCCGGCAGCCGCTCGCCTTCGACGACCTCGACGCCTCGACGGAGTCGATCGGTGAGGAGTACGCCGCGATCGTACGACGGCGCCGCCTCGCGCATGCGCTCTTCGTCCCCATCCTTCGCGAAGGCGACGTCGTCGGCGTGCTCGCGATCGCGCGCCGAAGGAGCACGCCGTTCACGGCGGAGGAGCGGCTCCTCTTCGCCTCGGCCGCGACGCAGCTCGGGTCCACGCTCGAGAACGTGCGCCTCCACACCGAGCTCGGCGTCATGCGCGACGCCGCCGAGGCGGCGACGCTGGCGAAGGACGACTTCCTCGCCCGCGTGTCGCACGACCTTCGCAATCCGCTCGGCGCGATCGTCGGATGGGCGAGCCTGCTCAAGAGCGGGACCTCGAGCTCGGCGCAGCTCGCGCGCGGGCTCGACGTCATCGAGCGCAGCGCCAACGCACAAGTCCAGCTGATCGAGGACCTGCTCGACGTCACGCGCATCGCCTCCGGCAAGATGCGCCTCAACCTCGCGCTCGAGCGCGTCGCCCCGGCGATGGAAGCGGCGCTCGAGCCCGCGCGCATCGCCGCCGAGCGAAAGGGCGTCTCCGTCGACGTCGCGATCGACGCCGACGTCGGCTCGATGGTGGTCGATCCCGATCGGTTCCGGCAGGTCATCTGGAACCTCGCCTCGAACTCGGTGAAGTTCACGCCGGCGGGGCGGCAGGTCCGGGTCCGCGCGCGCCGTGAGAGCTCCGCGCTCGAGATCGTCGTCGCCGACGACGGAAAGGGGATCGCGCCGGCGTTCCTGCCGCGCGTGTTCGGCGCGTTCGAGCAGGCCGGCGACGCGAGCAACCGCACCGCCGGGCTCGGCCTCGGGCTCTCGATCGTGCACCACATCGTCGAGCTGCACGGCGGCGCGATCACGGCGACGAGCGACGGCGAAGACAAGGGCGCGACGTTCACGGTACGCCTGCCGATCCGCACGTCGGCGTGGTCGCCGGCCCAGTCGTCCTCCGCGGTCGATCCGCCGATGAAGAAGCTCGGCGGCGTGACGGTGGTGACGGTCGACGACGAGGAGGAGGCGCGCGAGATCATCACCGCCATCCTCGAGGCGGCCGGCGCGACGGTCGTGTCGGCGAGCTCGGCGGACGAGGCGCTCGCGTGCATCCGAGCGCGACGGCCGGACGTGCTCGTCAGCGACATCAACATGCCCGAGAAGGACGGCCGCGCGCTGATCCGCGAGCTCCGCGGCTACGCGGCGACCGACGGCGGGCAGATCCCGGCCGTCGCGCTGACCGCCCTCGCGCGCTCGCGCGATCGCGTCGAGGCGATCGCCGCGGGCTTCAACACGCACGTGCCGAAGCCGGTGGACGCGAACGAGCTCGTGATGGTGATCGTCGGCCTCCTCGACCGCTGA
- a CDS encoding glutathione S-transferase family protein, with translation MKWVTWSNVTLGEAIGRWTRHTSDWFPADERNAKAGETAKKDLNECLAILDRALDGATFLLGDFTLADAHVSGFLDWLKAMKYDVSTYAHMTAWLGRIVARPAYQRVTAREGATATGT, from the coding sequence ATGAAGTGGGTCACCTGGAGCAACGTCACGCTCGGCGAGGCGATCGGACGGTGGACCCGCCACACGTCCGATTGGTTCCCCGCGGACGAGCGCAACGCGAAGGCCGGCGAGACGGCGAAGAAGGACCTGAACGAGTGCCTCGCGATCCTCGACCGCGCGCTCGACGGCGCGACCTTCCTGCTCGGTGACTTCACGCTCGCCGACGCGCACGTGAGCGGGTTCCTCGATTGGCTCAAGGCGATGAAGTACGACGTCTCGACCTACGCGCACATGACGGCGTGGCTCGGTCGGATCGTCGCGCGCCCGGCCTACCAGCGCGTGACCGCCCGCGAAGGAGCTACGGCAACTGGAACATGA
- a CDS encoding serine/threonine protein kinase, which translates to MSGSSDELPTGTTLGRYRLEELLGAGGMGAVYRARHLGNDDVVAIKVLRRSITAEMEARQRFFREGPAANKVKNRGTVRVLDSGWDKGHAFLVMDLLEGETVEQRAVANGGTLPVAVAIDIVAQLLDVLASAHANGTVHRDIKPENLFLEHDLVKVLDFGIARVAALEASITQSGAALGTPAYMAPEQAQGRLELVGPQTDLWAAGATLFRLLTGRYVYAAATPQLVQAAAATQPPPPIRTLCPKLSRQLAAVIDTALAPSPRARWADALTMLDELCSVPEAPPRRPSRAIGQPTPASSMAPKGTPATPARPTKAGHTSLENVVATFGVRGTTTTMGTSSVVTPERERKRLWPYATALGVLAVVGTGILVWQRAGAGATTSPASSVSSVVAKESPREELLRFTSGHLSTDRVRVTIDGEPRGELHESTTPFAVTPGDHEVRFECEGYQSLAIRERSGGPVRSITLRPEFAHITVTADRDARVVVRLGGSVRKLEAGTPIRLGDEPELYVIVERANCDPVEQRITIERGRIPKANITPSPCPKSPQPQPAPSPPSAPAKRSCVGDDRFTYLDPAHPKPEERVTRPECKNDSGK; encoded by the coding sequence GTGAGCGGATCGAGCGACGAGCTCCCCACAGGGACGACCTTGGGCCGGTATCGCCTCGAGGAGCTGCTCGGTGCGGGAGGGATGGGCGCCGTCTATCGCGCCCGTCACCTCGGAAACGACGATGTCGTCGCGATCAAGGTCTTGCGCCGATCCATCACCGCCGAGATGGAGGCACGGCAGCGCTTCTTTCGCGAAGGGCCCGCCGCGAACAAGGTGAAGAACCGCGGCACGGTGCGCGTGCTCGATAGCGGTTGGGACAAGGGGCACGCGTTCCTGGTGATGGATCTGCTCGAGGGAGAGACCGTCGAGCAACGCGCCGTCGCGAATGGCGGAACGCTGCCAGTGGCGGTGGCGATCGACATCGTCGCTCAGCTCCTCGACGTCCTCGCCTCGGCGCACGCGAACGGGACCGTTCACCGCGACATCAAGCCGGAGAACCTGTTCCTCGAGCACGACCTCGTGAAAGTCCTCGACTTCGGCATCGCGCGTGTCGCTGCGCTCGAGGCGAGCATCACGCAGTCGGGTGCGGCGCTCGGTACGCCCGCGTACATGGCGCCGGAGCAAGCGCAGGGTCGCCTCGAGCTCGTGGGACCCCAGACGGACCTGTGGGCCGCCGGCGCCACGTTGTTTCGCTTGCTGACGGGTCGATACGTGTACGCCGCCGCGACTCCGCAGCTCGTGCAAGCGGCGGCGGCGACGCAGCCGCCGCCACCCATTCGGACTCTGTGCCCGAAGCTCTCTCGCCAGCTCGCGGCCGTGATCGATACGGCGCTCGCGCCTTCGCCGCGCGCGCGCTGGGCGGACGCGCTCACGATGCTCGATGAGCTCTGCTCGGTGCCGGAGGCGCCCCCTCGTCGCCCCAGCCGCGCCATCGGACAACCCACGCCTGCGTCGTCGATGGCGCCGAAGGGGACGCCGGCGACGCCGGCAAGGCCTACAAAGGCAGGACACACCTCGCTCGAGAACGTGGTCGCGACGTTCGGAGTGAGGGGAACGACGACGACGATGGGGACGAGTAGCGTCGTCACGCCGGAGCGCGAGCGCAAGCGCCTCTGGCCCTACGCGACCGCGCTCGGTGTGCTCGCTGTCGTGGGGACAGGCATACTCGTTTGGCAGCGGGCGGGCGCCGGAGCCACGACATCGCCCGCGTCGTCCGTGTCCTCGGTGGTCGCGAAGGAGAGCCCCCGCGAGGAGCTCCTTCGATTCACGTCGGGGCACCTGAGCACGGATCGCGTGAGGGTCACGATCGACGGCGAGCCGCGAGGAGAGCTTCATGAGAGCACGACGCCCTTCGCGGTGACTCCGGGCGACCACGAGGTCCGCTTCGAGTGCGAGGGCTACCAGTCGCTCGCGATTCGCGAGAGATCCGGCGGGCCGGTACGAAGCATTACGCTCCGGCCGGAGTTCGCGCACATCACGGTGACCGCGGATCGCGATGCGCGAGTCGTCGTCCGCCTGGGTGGGTCGGTGCGGAAGCTCGAAGCGGGAACGCCCATCCGGCTCGGCGACGAGCCGGAGCTCTACGTCATCGTCGAACGTGCGAACTGTGACCCAGTCGAGCAGAGGATCACCATCGAACGGGGGCGCATTCCAAAGGCAAACATTACGCCTTCTCCGTGCCCGAAGTCGCCTCAGCCTCAGCCGGCGCCATCTCCGCCGTCAGCTCCAGCCAAGCGCTCGTGCGTGGGGGACGACCGCTTTACCTACTTGGATCCCGCGCATCCGAAACCCGAGGAGCGCGTCACGAGGCCCGAATGCAAGAACGACTCTGGCAAGTAG
- a CDS encoding ribonucleoside-diphosphate reductase subunit alpha encodes MNIDRIPSANGTSPFRPQLVPSQPPPDSEPESVAPGTSMRVTKRSGRTEAVDLNKIVRAVGRCASGLTDVDPMRIALKTISGLYDGATTSELDRLSIQTAAAYIVEEPQYAKLAARLLAAYVEKEVRNQDIQSFSQSVLAGQRLGIVNDRLAGFVVQNARKLNDAIDPKRDREFEYFGLRTVYDRYLLKHPTSRLVIETPQQFFLRIACALSETVAEALDLYEQFSTLRYLPSSPTLFNAGTRHEQLSSCFLLDSPDDHLETIYKKYTDVALLSKFSGGIGLAYHRVRSRGSLIESTNGHSNGIVPWLKTLDASVAAVNQGGKRKGACCVYLETWHADVEEFLELRDNTGDEAARTHNLNLANWVSDLFMRRVELDGEWSLFDPKDVPHLPDLFGEAFEQAYVDAEDRGLAKKKVKARDLYARMMRTLAQTGNGWMTFKDKSNKACNQTALPGRVVHLSNLCTEILEVTSNEETAVCNLGSINLGRHVVDGAFDWERLARTVRTAVRQLDAVIDLNYYALDTARSSNARWRPVGLGLMGLQDVFFQLRLPFDAPEARALSRRISEEVYFHALTASSELADERGAHPAFAETRAARGELQFDAWGVTPSDPARWDALRTRVQARGLRNSLIVAIAPTATIASIAGCYECIEPQVSNLFKRETLSGDFLQVNRYLVVELKKLGLWTDAMRARLKLAEGSVQSLEELPAELRAVYRTAWEIPMRSLVDMAADRGAFIDQSQSLNLFIESPNIGQLSSMYFYAWKKGLKTTYYLRSRPATRIAKATVEAPPAPAEKGWSPTPAPTTTTDQAAVACSLENPESCEACQ; translated from the coding sequence ATGAACATCGATCGCATTCCGTCCGCGAACGGCACGTCGCCGTTCCGTCCTCAGCTCGTCCCCTCGCAGCCGCCGCCCGACAGCGAGCCCGAGAGCGTCGCCCCCGGCACGTCGATGCGCGTGACGAAGCGGAGCGGTCGCACGGAGGCGGTCGACTTGAACAAGATCGTCCGCGCGGTCGGGCGCTGCGCGTCCGGGCTCACCGACGTCGATCCGATGCGCATCGCGCTGAAGACGATCAGCGGCCTCTACGACGGCGCGACGACGAGCGAGCTCGATCGCCTCTCGATCCAGACCGCCGCCGCGTACATCGTCGAGGAGCCGCAATACGCGAAGCTCGCGGCGCGCCTCCTCGCCGCGTATGTCGAAAAGGAAGTCCGCAATCAGGATATCCAGTCTTTCTCGCAGTCCGTCCTCGCGGGCCAGCGCCTCGGCATCGTCAACGATCGCCTCGCCGGCTTCGTCGTCCAGAACGCGCGGAAGCTCAACGACGCGATCGACCCGAAGCGTGATCGAGAGTTCGAGTATTTCGGACTTCGCACGGTCTATGACCGTTATCTCCTCAAACACCCCACCTCGCGCCTCGTCATCGAGACGCCGCAGCAGTTCTTTCTCCGTATTGCGTGCGCGCTCTCGGAGACGGTCGCCGAGGCGCTCGACCTCTACGAGCAGTTCTCGACGCTGCGCTATCTGCCTAGCTCCCCCACCCTCTTCAACGCCGGCACGCGCCACGAGCAGCTCTCGAGCTGCTTCCTCCTCGACTCGCCCGACGACCACCTCGAGACGATTTACAAGAAGTACACCGACGTCGCGCTCCTCTCGAAGTTCTCCGGCGGCATCGGCCTCGCCTACCACCGCGTCCGCTCCCGCGGCTCGCTCATCGAGAGCACGAACGGCCACTCGAACGGCATCGTCCCGTGGCTGAAGACGCTCGACGCGTCGGTCGCGGCGGTGAACCAGGGCGGCAAGCGCAAGGGCGCCTGCTGCGTGTACCTCGAGACGTGGCACGCCGACGTCGAGGAGTTCCTCGAGCTCCGCGACAACACCGGCGACGAGGCCGCGCGCACGCACAACCTGAACCTCGCGAACTGGGTCTCCGACCTCTTCATGCGCCGCGTCGAGCTCGACGGCGAGTGGAGCCTCTTCGATCCGAAGGACGTCCCGCACCTCCCCGATCTCTTCGGCGAGGCCTTCGAGCAAGCGTACGTCGACGCGGAGGACCGCGGGCTCGCGAAGAAGAAGGTGAAGGCGCGCGACCTCTACGCGCGGATGATGCGGACGCTCGCCCAGACCGGCAACGGCTGGATGACGTTCAAGGACAAGTCGAACAAGGCCTGCAACCAGACCGCTCTCCCCGGCCGCGTCGTCCACCTCTCGAACCTCTGCACCGAGATCCTCGAGGTCACCTCGAACGAAGAGACCGCGGTGTGCAACCTCGGCTCGATCAACCTCGGTCGCCACGTCGTCGACGGCGCCTTCGACTGGGAGCGCCTCGCGCGCACGGTGCGCACCGCCGTGCGGCAGCTCGACGCCGTCATCGACCTGAACTACTACGCGCTCGACACCGCGCGCTCCTCGAACGCGCGCTGGCGCCCCGTCGGCCTCGGCCTCATGGGGCTCCAGGACGTCTTCTTCCAGCTCCGCCTCCCCTTCGACGCGCCCGAAGCCCGCGCGCTGTCGCGGCGCATCTCCGAGGAGGTCTACTTCCACGCGCTCACTGCTTCGTCCGAGCTCGCCGACGAGCGCGGCGCGCACCCCGCCTTCGCGGAGACGCGCGCGGCGCGCGGGGAGCTGCAGTTCGACGCGTGGGGCGTGACGCCCTCCGACCCCGCGCGCTGGGACGCGCTCCGCACGCGCGTCCAGGCGCGCGGCCTCCGCAACTCGCTCATCGTCGCGATCGCGCCGACCGCCACGATCGCGAGCATCGCCGGCTGCTACGAGTGCATCGAGCCGCAGGTCTCGAACCTGTTCAAGCGCGAGACGCTCTCGGGCGACTTCCTCCAGGTGAACCGCTACCTCGTCGTCGAGCTCAAGAAGCTCGGGCTCTGGACCGACGCGATGCGCGCGCGCCTCAAGCTCGCGGAGGGCTCGGTGCAGTCGCTCGAGGAGCTCCCGGCGGAGCTGCGCGCGGTGTACCGCACGGCGTGGGAGATCCCGATGCGCTCGCTCGTCGACATGGCGGCCGATCGCGGCGCGTTCATCGATCAGAGCCAGTCGCTGAACCTCTTCATCGAGAGCCCGAACATCGGGCAGCTCTCGAGCATGTACTTCTACGCGTGGAAGAAGGGCCTCAAGACGACGTATTACCTCCGCTCGCGCCCCGCGACGCGCATCGCGAAGGCGACCGTCGAAGCCCCGCCGGCACCGGCGGAGAAGGGTTGGTCCCCGACGCCTGCGCCCACGACCACGACCGACCAGGCCGCCGTCGCGTGCTCGCTCGAGAACCCCGAGAGCTGCGAGGCGTGCCAGTGA
- a CDS encoding cytochrome c, whose product MRDFDKAIKASFVVGICAAALAAGCSAGDAGGQTDDGVTKETSISLEGFESFHPQGDAKTYYTGYDGTNDYVAPVAFFADTPPKVSFGDPSVAELQGKPLTITKAMVENLPDALDGKLQLILVKSKKAGETTITATSGKVTQKATLKVTQYSDADVALGQQRYEEGSPSCGSCHAKMAVHNPTVLVDLSDETILGIAVDGKSIEKISTETGAIETLKPNSGAHKWKVTKEERTGLMAYLRSRSLMFQLP is encoded by the coding sequence ATGCGCGACTTCGACAAGGCGATCAAGGCAAGCTTCGTGGTGGGAATCTGCGCGGCCGCGCTGGCGGCGGGCTGCAGCGCCGGCGACGCCGGGGGTCAGACGGACGACGGCGTCACCAAGGAGACGTCCATCTCGCTCGAGGGCTTCGAGAGCTTCCACCCGCAGGGGGACGCGAAGACCTACTACACGGGCTACGACGGCACGAACGACTACGTCGCGCCGGTCGCGTTCTTCGCCGACACGCCGCCGAAGGTCAGCTTCGGCGATCCGTCCGTCGCCGAGCTGCAGGGCAAGCCGCTGACCATCACGAAGGCGATGGTGGAGAACCTGCCCGACGCGCTCGACGGCAAGCTGCAGCTCATCCTCGTGAAGAGCAAGAAGGCGGGAGAGACGACGATCACGGCGACGTCGGGGAAGGTCACGCAGAAGGCCACGCTCAAGGTGACCCAGTACAGCGACGCCGACGTCGCGCTCGGCCAGCAGCGCTACGAGGAGGGCTCTCCGTCGTGCGGCAGCTGCCACGCGAAGATGGCGGTGCACAACCCCACCGTGCTCGTCGATCTCTCGGACGAGACCATCCTCGGCATCGCCGTCGACGGCAAGTCGATCGAGAAGATCAGCACGGAGACCGGCGCCATCGAGACGCTGAAGCCCAACAGCGGCGCCCACAAGTGGAAGGTCACGAAGGAGGAGCGCACCGGCCTCATGGCCTACCTCCGAAGCCGGAGCCTCATGTTCCAGTTGCCGTAG